Proteins from a single region of Runella sp. SP2:
- the argC gene encoding N-acetyl-gamma-glutamyl-phosphate reductase has translation MIQIGIVGAAGYTGGELLRILVNHPHADIRWAHSKSQAGKPVYATHTDLLGDTELAFSGEDIASLLPLEGLDVIFLCSGHNESKKFLAEYSVPETVKIIDLSTDFRDQSNGFIYGLPELQREQIKTATKIANPGCFATSIELALLPLAAAGLLTNDIHVSAITGSTGAGQSLSATTHFSWRNNNISIYKAFTHQHLKEIKMSLASLQEGFNKEVNFIPYRGDFTRGIMANVYTHFTGTLEEAVALYQSFYASHPFTHVTTQDIDLKQVVNTNKCLIQLQKHGNNLLITSEIDNLTKGASGQAVQNMNLLFGLSEDAGLRLKAPSF, from the coding sequence ATGATACAAATAGGAATCGTCGGGGCGGCAGGCTATACAGGCGGCGAACTGCTCCGTATTTTAGTCAATCATCCCCACGCAGACATCCGCTGGGCACATTCTAAAAGTCAAGCAGGCAAACCCGTTTATGCGACCCATACCGATTTATTGGGTGACACTGAATTGGCTTTTTCGGGAGAAGACATTGCCAGTTTGCTTCCATTAGAGGGGTTAGATGTCATCTTTCTTTGTTCGGGGCATAACGAATCGAAGAAGTTTTTAGCAGAATATTCAGTTCCAGAAACTGTCAAAATCATTGACCTCAGTACTGATTTCCGCGACCAGTCCAATGGCTTTATCTATGGTTTGCCTGAGCTTCAGCGGGAACAAATCAAGACGGCGACCAAAATCGCTAACCCAGGTTGTTTTGCAACAAGTATCGAACTTGCTTTACTTCCACTGGCAGCGGCGGGGCTTCTTACGAACGACATCCACGTAAGCGCCATCACGGGTTCTACAGGCGCTGGACAGTCGTTGAGTGCTACCACCCACTTCTCGTGGCGTAACAACAACATTTCGATTTACAAAGCCTTTACGCACCAACACCTCAAAGAAATCAAAATGAGTTTGGCGAGTTTGCAAGAAGGTTTTAACAAAGAAGTTAATTTTATTCCTTACCGTGGCGATTTTACCCGTGGTATCATGGCCAATGTTTACACACATTTTACAGGCACATTAGAGGAAGCCGTTGCTCTTTATCAATCGTTTTACGCATCTCATCCGTTTACCCACGTAACGACCCAAGACATTGATTTGAAGCAAGTTGTAAACACCAACAAGTGTTTGATTCAATTACAAAAACACGGCAATAACCTACTGATAACGAGCGAAATAGATAACCTTACCAAAGGAGCTTCGGGACAAGCTGTTCAGAACATGAACCTTCTCTTTGGCCTTTCCGAAGACGCAGGTTTACGATTGAAAGCTCCTTCGTTTTAA
- the recN gene encoding DNA repair protein RecN, whose amino-acid sequence MLAHLLIKNYALIEHLELTPDSQLNIITGETGAGKSIMLGAIGLLLGSRADTKVLYNPSLKCVIEGTFDLNGYFIEHLFEEEELDFSTSCLVRREISPSGKSRAFINDTPVNLETLRRITGQLMDIHSQHDTLLLGSNEFQLQIVDTYAQNESILRQYHTDFQAYRKATQVLERLKSEAAQLRKESDYNQFLFDELDKAQLQAEEQEQLEQELTILENAADVKERLQLANDYLDNPEQSALSLLKNAVSSLNSISKFAPQYEQLRERTQSAYIELKDLASEISDEQENVEIDDARAEDVRERLNLFYHLQQKHQVKTLAELIAIRDELEVKVSRVLNLDEDIAKAHTAVEKTKAKLQKSADKLSNSRKVAIAPVEKEVKKYLLDLGMPNATLHIQQTLIEPTEDGIDDVDFLFSANKGIKPQQLKNVASGGEFSRLMMVIKYILATKRKLPTIIFDEIDTGVSGEIAIKMGQMMNDIAQNHQVIAISHLHQIATYGHAHYFVYKDNSAEKTVSRIKKLTFEERVQEIAQMIGGLKPSEAIVQNAREMLQMQVTQRQKG is encoded by the coding sequence ATGCTTGCTCATTTGCTGATTAAAAATTACGCCTTAATTGAACATCTGGAACTGACTCCTGATTCTCAACTCAATATTATTACGGGAGAAACAGGAGCAGGAAAATCAATCATGTTGGGAGCCATTGGTTTATTGCTCGGTAGCCGTGCTGATACCAAAGTGCTGTACAACCCTTCCCTAAAATGTGTTATCGAAGGTACTTTCGACTTAAATGGGTACTTTATTGAGCATCTGTTTGAAGAAGAAGAGCTTGATTTTTCAACCTCTTGCCTCGTTCGACGGGAAATAAGTCCGTCGGGAAAGTCGCGGGCATTTATCAACGATACCCCCGTCAACCTAGAGACGCTCCGTCGAATTACGGGGCAATTGATGGATATTCACTCTCAACATGATACTTTACTGTTGGGTTCGAACGAGTTCCAATTGCAAATCGTTGATACCTACGCCCAAAACGAGTCTATCCTTCGTCAGTATCACACTGATTTTCAGGCGTACCGTAAAGCAACGCAAGTCCTCGAACGGCTCAAATCGGAAGCAGCACAGCTTCGTAAAGAGTCTGATTACAATCAATTTTTGTTTGATGAGTTGGACAAAGCCCAGCTTCAAGCCGAAGAACAGGAACAGTTGGAACAAGAATTAACCATTCTTGAAAACGCAGCCGACGTAAAAGAGCGCCTTCAGTTGGCCAATGATTACCTAGATAATCCCGAACAATCGGCCCTTTCTCTACTCAAAAATGCAGTTAGTAGCCTAAATTCCATCAGTAAATTTGCGCCTCAATACGAACAACTTCGCGAACGGACGCAAAGTGCGTACATTGAGCTAAAAGACTTGGCCTCTGAAATTAGTGATGAACAAGAGAACGTTGAGATTGACGACGCGCGCGCCGAAGATGTACGTGAGCGCCTGAACCTGTTTTATCATCTCCAGCAAAAACACCAAGTGAAAACCTTGGCGGAACTCATTGCAATTCGGGACGAATTGGAAGTAAAAGTGAGCCGCGTTCTCAACCTTGACGAAGACATTGCAAAAGCACATACGGCTGTAGAAAAGACCAAAGCAAAACTCCAAAAAAGTGCTGATAAGCTTTCAAATTCGCGCAAAGTAGCCATTGCACCCGTTGAAAAAGAGGTAAAGAAATACCTGCTTGACCTCGGAATGCCAAACGCCACGTTACACATCCAACAGACCCTCATCGAGCCGACCGAAGATGGCATAGACGATGTTGATTTCTTGTTCAGTGCCAACAAAGGTATTAAACCACAACAGCTAAAAAATGTGGCGTCAGGAGGAGAATTTTCGCGTTTGATGATGGTTATCAAGTATATTTTGGCCACCAAGCGCAAACTCCCTACCATTATTTTTGACGAAATTGACACAGGAGTTTCGGGCGAAATCGCCATTAAAATGGGGCAAATGATGAATGATATTGCCCAAAATCACCAAGTGATTGCTATTTCGCATTTGCACCAAATCGCTACTTACGGCCATGCCCATTATTTTGTTTACAAGGACAATTCAGCCGAAAAAACCGTCAGCCGAATCAAAAAATTAACCTTTGAGGAACGCGTTCAAGAAATTGCCCAGATGATTGGGGGACTAAAACCAAGCGAAGCCATTGTTCAAAATGCCCGCGAAATGCTCCAAATGCAAGTAACTCAACGCCAAAAAGGCTAG
- the coaBC gene encoding bifunctional phosphopantothenoylcysteine decarboxylase/phosphopantothenate--cysteine ligase CoaBC: MSILQNKKIIVGVTGSIAAYKSALLVRLLIKAGAEVQVIMTDAAQTFITPLTLATLSKRPALSEFVQNEAGEWNNHVDLGLWADAIIIAPATAHTLSKCANGHCDDLLTAVYLSARCPVFFAPAMDLDMYQHGSTQKNILSIQAFGNQLIDAVHGELASGLVGTGRMAEPEKIVTALEKHFSVQPILKGKKVLITAGPTQEPIDPVRYISNHSTGKMGYSIAQAFAFAGADVTLVSGPTNQTLADSSINVIRVKSAQEMFEATAGQFPTADIIILSAAVADYTPAQPADRKIKKKETHFSIELTKTVDIAATLGRQKKSHQLMVGFALETDNEFNNALGKLASKNLDLIVLNSLNDKGAGFAYDTNKITVIESDATVHQFELKSKNEVAQDILALVVSKLLS; this comes from the coding sequence ATGTCTATCTTACAAAACAAAAAAATTATCGTTGGCGTCACGGGGAGCATCGCTGCTTACAAAAGTGCCCTACTTGTTCGGTTACTGATTAAAGCAGGAGCCGAAGTCCAAGTTATTATGACCGATGCCGCCCAGACATTTATCACACCACTTACCTTGGCTACGCTGTCTAAGCGGCCTGCGCTGAGTGAGTTTGTACAAAATGAAGCTGGTGAATGGAATAACCACGTCGATTTAGGACTTTGGGCCGACGCCATCATCATTGCACCAGCCACCGCTCATACCCTTTCCAAATGCGCGAATGGTCATTGTGACGACCTCCTTACGGCCGTTTATTTATCGGCACGTTGCCCCGTTTTCTTCGCCCCTGCCATGGATTTAGATATGTACCAACATGGCTCGACGCAGAAAAATATCCTATCAATACAGGCTTTTGGTAATCAGTTAATCGATGCTGTACACGGTGAGTTGGCCAGTGGGCTTGTTGGTACTGGAAGAATGGCCGAGCCAGAAAAAATCGTCACTGCCCTTGAAAAGCATTTTTCAGTACAACCCATTTTAAAGGGTAAAAAAGTACTTATTACTGCTGGCCCTACCCAAGAACCCATCGACCCCGTACGTTACATTAGCAACCATTCAACGGGAAAAATGGGATATTCAATTGCCCAAGCGTTTGCATTTGCAGGAGCTGACGTCACTTTGGTGAGTGGCCCCACCAATCAAACTTTGGCCGATTCATCTATCAATGTCATTCGGGTTAAATCGGCCCAAGAAATGTTTGAAGCAACGGCGGGTCAGTTTCCCACTGCCGATATTATTATTTTGTCTGCTGCGGTTGCAGACTACACACCTGCACAGCCTGCGGACAGGAAAATCAAGAAAAAAGAAACTCATTTTTCGATTGAACTAACCAAAACCGTTGACATTGCAGCTACGCTTGGTCGTCAAAAAAAGTCTCATCAACTCATGGTTGGTTTTGCCCTAGAAACAGACAATGAATTTAACAATGCCCTTGGCAAATTAGCCTCCAAAAATCTTGACCTGATTGTACTCAACTCCCTCAACGACAAAGGAGCAGGCTTTGCATACGATACCAATAAAATAACCGTTATTGAATCAGACGCCACGGTACATCAATTTGAGCTAAAGTCTAAAAATGAAGTGGCCCAGGATATTTTGGCACTTGTGGTATCAAAATTGTTGTCCTAA
- a CDS encoding DUF4835 family protein → MIKKYSWLFLVALCAFVPTQSAEAQELNCTVTLNFNQLVSQQNTDNSNLNQLRSVIADFINARRWTNDNYNPEERINCKININLIRSPAQGIYEGTAQVVATRPVYGTNYESVILNFIDRNFNFSYLPNNPMYYNENTYSDELTQTLAFYAYLILAVDYDSFSKLGGNPYLQKALQTANLAAGISPAGAPAGWNSTGGDRRNRYWLVDNLNNQLMLPVRESMYAYHRTGLDKFTENPVAARQQVMNLLNAVQQASKGMPGAVYINTLFDAKGEEIYKIMAEASKEDRQKAFAILSQLDPAKTEMYRKLMR, encoded by the coding sequence ATGATTAAGAAATATAGCTGGTTGTTTTTGGTTGCTTTATGTGCATTTGTACCTACCCAATCAGCAGAAGCGCAAGAACTTAATTGCACTGTTACGCTTAACTTTAATCAACTTGTTTCTCAGCAAAATACCGACAACAGCAACCTCAATCAGCTTCGTTCGGTGATTGCTGATTTTATCAATGCCCGCCGCTGGACCAACGACAACTACAATCCAGAGGAACGCATCAACTGCAAAATTAACATTAACCTTATTCGCTCGCCCGCCCAAGGAATTTATGAAGGAACCGCCCAAGTAGTAGCAACTCGCCCCGTCTATGGCACTAATTATGAAAGTGTTATTTTAAATTTCATTGATCGTAATTTTAACTTTAGCTACTTACCAAATAACCCAATGTACTATAATGAAAACACTTATAGTGATGAGTTAACCCAGACATTGGCGTTTTATGCGTACCTAATTTTAGCCGTTGACTATGATTCATTTAGTAAACTTGGCGGAAACCCTTACCTACAAAAAGCCCTACAAACTGCAAACTTAGCGGCAGGAATTAGCCCTGCAGGAGCACCTGCAGGTTGGAATTCTACAGGAGGGGACCGACGGAATCGGTATTGGTTGGTAGATAACTTAAACAACCAACTCATGCTTCCTGTCCGAGAATCCATGTACGCTTATCATCGAACAGGGTTGGATAAGTTTACCGAAAACCCCGTTGCGGCTCGTCAGCAAGTAATGAACTTGTTGAATGCCGTCCAACAAGCAAGCAAAGGAATGCCAGGCGCAGTGTATATCAACACGCTCTTCGATGCCAAAGGTGAAGAAATTTACAAAATCATGGCAGAAGCTAGTAAAGAAGACCGACAAAAAGCATTTGCAATTCTTTCGCAACTCGACCCTGCCAAGACCGAAATGTACCGTAAATTGATGCGCTAA
- the gldC gene encoding gliding motility protein GldC, with product MSQKEIKFTIEQDAERIPEKIYWEATDNPNEGLEETKAIAVGVWDQFHKGTLFIPLWTKEMEVFEMKRFCIEMLGCVADTLRNATGDEIMAAQIDEVGLTLTKRLQKEMQAAK from the coding sequence ATGTCACAAAAAGAAATCAAGTTTACCATCGAACAAGACGCTGAAAGAATCCCAGAAAAAATTTATTGGGAAGCAACCGACAATCCAAATGAAGGTCTCGAAGAAACCAAAGCCATTGCAGTAGGTGTGTGGGATCAATTCCACAAAGGCACGTTGTTCATTCCTCTTTGGACCAAAGAAATGGAAGTGTTTGAAATGAAACGCTTTTGTATCGAAATGCTTGGCTGTGTAGCTGATACATTGCGTAATGCCACTGGTGATGAAATCATGGCTGCCCAAATCGACGAAGTAGGCTTGACCCTTACCAAACGTCTCCAAAAGGAAATGCAAGCAGCGAAGTAA
- a CDS encoding T9SS type A sorting domain-containing protein, with translation MKKTILTYTLLTCFSLLTLGNVFAQTDANRNKSRLNIGKKPAESTAASLTKIPSSLDRSIKLRPSAAINAYYRSVMLNTPAATGSATVNKNRTTKESASFIATDSRPSLDETKSEDLLFLSDKIRVLNAYPNPANDYTEIDYQISGTVGTAKITLFNVIGNSVAEYELDKNDRQLRISTREMPTGVYFYRLLLEGKATATKKLLIRH, from the coding sequence ATGAAGAAAACTATACTTACATATACATTGCTCACTTGCTTCAGTTTACTGACGCTTGGTAATGTATTCGCCCAAACCGATGCCAATCGAAATAAAAGTCGATTGAACATTGGTAAAAAGCCCGCAGAAAGTACTGCGGCAAGTTTAACGAAGATTCCAAGTTCGCTCGATAGAAGTATCAAATTACGCCCAAGTGCGGCTATTAATGCCTATTATCGCTCGGTAATGCTTAATACACCCGCAGCAACTGGCAGCGCAACTGTTAATAAAAACCGTACAACCAAGGAGTCTGCAAGCTTTATCGCTACCGATTCTCGCCCTTCACTTGATGAAACGAAATCGGAAGACTTGCTCTTTTTGAGTGACAAAATCCGTGTTTTAAATGCGTATCCTAATCCTGCCAATGATTACACTGAAATTGATTATCAAATTTCTGGTACGGTAGGAACAGCAAAAATCACCCTTTTTAACGTGATTGGTAACAGTGTGGCAGAGTACGAATTGGACAAAAACGACCGTCAGCTTCGTATCTCAACCCGCGAAATGCCAACGGGTGTTTATTTTTACCGCTTACTTCTCGAAGGTAAAGCAACTGCAACAAAAAAATTATTGATTCGTCATTAG
- a CDS encoding DNA-directed RNA polymerase subunit omega, whose protein sequence is MAASPSIITRDSDKLASKTGNLYESVSIISRRARQIASKTKEELNNKLAEFASGIDNLEEVFENREQIEISKFYERQPKPTSIAIEEFMEDKLYWRANDEDDAK, encoded by the coding sequence ATGGCAGCTTCACCTTCTATCATAACACGTGACTCTGACAAACTTGCCTCAAAAACTGGCAACTTGTACGAATCGGTATCAATTATTTCTCGTCGTGCGCGTCAGATTGCCTCTAAAACAAAAGAAGAACTCAACAACAAATTGGCTGAGTTTGCATCTGGCATCGATAACCTTGAAGAAGTGTTTGAAAACCGTGAGCAAATCGAAATCTCTAAGTTTTATGAGCGTCAGCCAAAACCAACGAGCATCGCCATCGAAGAGTTCATGGAAGATAAGTTATACTGGCGTGCAAACGACGAAGACGACGCCAAATAA
- a CDS encoding cytochrome c encodes MKLSLLLASFLVILILACQGGSAIKHEQYVAEGFTLFQTHCANCHQRDGKGLENLYPALATNYLKDKNQVICWIKNGVHQPMTVNGKSYNRAMPANPDLKELEIAEIMTYVYATWGKETEITTVETVQAALEKCPPK; translated from the coding sequence ATGAAATTGAGTCTTCTATTGGCTAGTTTTCTTGTGATTTTAATACTCGCGTGCCAAGGCGGAAGCGCCATAAAGCACGAGCAATACGTAGCCGAAGGATTTACGTTGTTTCAAACGCATTGTGCCAATTGCCACCAACGCGATGGGAAAGGATTGGAAAACCTCTATCCTGCCCTCGCTACCAACTACCTCAAAGACAAAAATCAGGTAATTTGCTGGATTAAAAATGGGGTTCATCAACCCATGACCGTCAACGGAAAAAGCTATAACCGAGCTATGCCTGCAAACCCTGATTTAAAAGAGTTAGAAATTGCCGAAATTATGACCTATGTCTATGCTACTTGGGGAAAAGAAACGGAAATTACGACCGTAGAAACCGTCCAAGCGGCTTTAGAAAAATGTCCTCCAAAATAG
- a CDS encoding OstA-like protein — protein MGLLFTLQTNAQRPTPTVAGEEKVFLLGADSITISKLLDGSEIRRVTGKVTFQHKGAIMHCNLAIHNVLSNALEAYGNVKIVQGDTVTVTGDTLFYYGNSRLAKVSGKTVTLKDQKRTLTSNRIEYDMASGIAFYPNRGKTVDAENTLTSKQGYYDTRTKISTYYRDVKLVNKKYTLTTDTLVYNSLTKIADFRSLTKVVSKDGTVVAKNGSYNTETGASIFRTRTTIDNPDYTLTGDSLTFDNLNKRGFAKGKVELVAKNDETILNGDFGQYDGKLGKSKVWGHALTRTIISKDTLFMHADTLYSVEIKSDSLTQKSKRQNLRQKNVESDSTDEQKPRQLIGYKNVLLYKKDLQSKCDSLIYNSLDSNITFLKKPIIWSKQYQMEADSIIAQLVNQKLRTMYLKAKSFVIARDTLLNFNQVKGRRITASFDDSTRLQKVFVEGNGESVYFVADDAMKPMGMNRVECAKMTLNFKQNQVKRIQFVGQPEGRFIPPQNIKGDEKQLEGFSWRDKEKPTKEEIFSRANFKPNPPTVVKAIEKAPEKPKATVNKGGVKPKVKTKSKKL, from the coding sequence ATGGGTTTACTTTTTACCTTACAAACCAACGCCCAACGCCCAACCCCAACGGTTGCAGGCGAAGAGAAGGTATTTTTATTAGGTGCCGATAGCATTACCATTAGTAAACTTCTTGACGGGAGCGAAATCCGACGGGTAACTGGCAAAGTAACTTTCCAGCACAAGGGGGCCATCATGCACTGTAATTTGGCCATCCATAATGTGTTATCAAATGCACTTGAAGCCTACGGTAATGTAAAAATTGTACAAGGCGACACCGTAACAGTCACAGGCGATACCTTGTTTTACTATGGCAATAGCCGTTTGGCAAAAGTTTCGGGAAAAACAGTAACGCTTAAAGACCAAAAACGTACCCTTACCTCCAATCGAATTGAATATGACATGGCAAGCGGCATTGCGTTTTATCCCAACCGTGGAAAAACAGTAGATGCCGAAAATACGTTAACAAGTAAGCAGGGGTATTACGACACCAGAACAAAAATCTCGACCTATTACCGAGACGTGAAGTTGGTCAACAAAAAATATACCCTTACCACTGATACACTTGTTTATAACTCGCTAACAAAAATTGCAGACTTTAGAAGTTTGACAAAAGTTGTGAGCAAAGACGGAACAGTTGTCGCTAAAAATGGTTCTTATAACACAGAGACAGGCGCGTCGATTTTCCGAACAAGAACAACCATAGACAACCCCGATTACACCCTTACTGGCGACTCATTGACGTTTGATAACCTTAACAAGCGGGGATTTGCCAAAGGCAAAGTAGAGTTAGTAGCCAAAAACGACGAAACTATTTTGAACGGGGATTTTGGGCAATACGATGGAAAACTTGGTAAGTCGAAGGTCTGGGGACACGCCCTCACGCGCACCATTATCTCCAAAGATACCTTGTTTATGCACGCCGATACGCTATATTCCGTTGAAATTAAGTCTGACTCGCTTACCCAAAAATCAAAGCGGCAGAACCTGAGACAAAAAAACGTTGAAAGTGATTCGACAGATGAACAAAAACCTCGGCAATTGATTGGCTATAAAAATGTTTTGTTGTACAAAAAAGACTTACAAAGCAAGTGTGACTCTTTGATTTATAATTCATTAGACTCAAATATAACCTTTTTAAAGAAGCCGATAATCTGGTCTAAGCAATACCAGATGGAAGCCGACTCCATCATTGCGCAACTGGTAAATCAGAAGCTGAGAACGATGTATTTGAAGGCAAAATCGTTTGTCATTGCTCGGGATACATTGCTCAATTTTAACCAAGTTAAAGGCAGACGAATTACGGCTTCTTTTGATGACAGTACTCGATTACAAAAAGTTTTTGTAGAGGGCAACGGGGAAAGTGTCTATTTTGTAGCCGACGACGCCATGAAGCCCATGGGGATGAACCGCGTAGAGTGCGCCAAAATGACCCTTAATTTCAAACAAAATCAAGTAAAGCGAATACAATTTGTTGGACAGCCCGAAGGGCGGTTTATTCCACCACAAAACATAAAAGGTGACGAAAAGCAACTAGAAGGCTTTAGCTGGAGAGACAAAGAAAAACCAACAAAAGAAGAAATTTTTTCTAGGGCTAACTTTAAACCTAACCCGCCCACGGTTGTCAAAGCGATAGAAAAAGCCCCCGAAAAACCCAAGGCAACAGTCAACAAAGGGGGGGTAAAACCGAAAGTAAAAACAAAGTCAAAAAAACTTTAG
- a CDS encoding outer membrane protein assembly factor BamD: MRKTLFGYTLLFLTTLVLGSCSKFSKLQKEGTLEQKYEAALQYYKKADYYHAGLLFEEITPLLNGKDARQAELAQFYNAYCNFKQANYNMSQFLFKNFYETFQRSEYAQESLYMHAYSLYKDSPNFNLDQTSTLTAIAALQDFINTYPESAFREECTGLILELRDKLEKKAYEKAKLYYQTSEANIANFRSAVVTINNYQKEFPDSKYNEELSYLRVDAQYKLAKLSFAEKQKERYQDVNKYYLAFLDKYPKSKFVRQAERFYESTQKELATILDAEKAAKEAIPSNTGKLSTPSSTTPQNK, from the coding sequence ATGCGTAAGACCCTATTCGGATATACACTGCTCTTCTTAACTACCCTCGTTTTGGGTTCGTGCAGTAAGTTTTCAAAACTTCAAAAAGAAGGAACCCTCGAACAAAAATACGAGGCCGCTCTCCAATATTATAAAAAGGCGGACTATTATCATGCTGGTCTTCTTTTTGAAGAAATCACTCCCCTTCTCAATGGGAAAGATGCTAGACAAGCTGAACTTGCTCAGTTTTACAATGCCTATTGTAATTTTAAGCAGGCTAATTATAACATGTCTCAGTTTTTGTTCAAAAACTTTTATGAGACATTCCAACGAAGCGAATATGCCCAAGAATCGTTGTACATGCACGCTTACTCGCTGTACAAAGATTCTCCTAATTTCAACTTAGACCAAACCAGTACTTTAACGGCGATTGCGGCCCTTCAGGATTTTATTAATACTTACCCTGAAAGTGCTTTTCGCGAAGAATGTACAGGGCTTATCTTAGAGCTTCGTGACAAGTTGGAGAAAAAAGCCTACGAAAAAGCCAAGCTTTACTATCAAACAAGTGAAGCCAATATCGCTAACTTCCGTTCGGCAGTTGTAACCATCAACAATTACCAAAAAGAATTTCCAGATTCTAAATACAACGAGGAGCTTTCTTACCTGCGGGTTGATGCTCAGTACAAACTTGCCAAATTGAGTTTTGCTGAAAAACAAAAAGAACGCTACCAAGATGTAAACAAATATTACCTTGCTTTCCTTGATAAGTATCCCAAAAGTAAGTTTGTACGTCAAGCAGAACGCTTTTACGAAAGTACCCAAAAAGAATTAGCGACAATTTTAGACGCAGAAAAAGCAGCCAAAGAAGCAATCCCCTCTAACACTGGAAAGCTCTCAACTCCGTCGTCAACGACACCTCAAAACAAGTAA
- a CDS encoding MerR family transcriptional regulator: MIAYICTVSQNEGSMMRYSVKKLAKLAGVSVRTLHLYDEIGLLKPAIRTEAKYRMYGENELLRLQQILFYKELDFPLQEIGRILDAPGFDLLTALGNHKKALEAKQSRIETLLLTIDKTMFNLKEGIMLKHEELYEGLSQETADAYRKEAIGAYGTEAVEVAEKSLRSLTKTDFEALKRESLEISSGLASMTGNDPMSEAVQRQIARHYEVIRKFWGTSGSTDPQAEAYKGLGDLYVNDERFTQIDGQPNPIFALFMQKAMAYFAETQLV, translated from the coding sequence GTGATAGCCTACATTTGTACAGTCAGTCAAAATGAAGGCAGTATGATGCGTTATTCGGTTAAAAAATTGGCAAAATTGGCAGGTGTGAGCGTGCGCACGCTCCACCTGTACGATGAAATTGGGCTTTTAAAACCAGCCATCCGTACGGAGGCCAAGTATCGGATGTATGGCGAAAATGAGTTGTTGCGCTTGCAGCAAATCCTTTTTTACAAAGAACTGGATTTTCCATTGCAAGAAATTGGGCGGATTCTTGATGCGCCTGGTTTCGATTTACTTACTGCGTTGGGAAACCACAAAAAAGCCCTTGAAGCCAAACAAAGCCGAATAGAGACATTGCTTTTGACGATTGACAAAACAATGTTTAATCTAAAAGAAGGTATTATGTTGAAGCACGAAGAATTGTACGAAGGATTGTCGCAAGAAACTGCCGACGCCTATCGAAAGGAAGCTATCGGTGCGTATGGCACTGAAGCCGTAGAAGTAGCCGAAAAATCGTTGCGGTCGTTGACCAAAACGGATTTTGAGGCGCTAAAAAGGGAAAGTCTAGAAATTAGCAGTGGACTGGCTTCCATGACGGGCAACGACCCGATGAGTGAAGCCGTTCAGCGTCAAATTGCCCGACACTATGAAGTAATTCGTAAGTTTTGGGGAACATCAGGTTCGACTGACCCACAAGCAGAGGCGTATAAAGGATTAGGAGATTTGTATGTCAACGATGAGCGTTTCACTCAAATAGATGGTCAACCCAATCCTATTTTTGCGCTATTCATGCAAAAAGCGATGGCCTATTTTGCAGAAACGCAATTGGTATAA
- a CDS encoding SCO family protein: MNKLIIVLALFSLWSCGGSSERLPILGERDTVKKMVDGKEVVDTVYHTIPDFKFVNQNGDTVSAQNFNDKIYVADFFFTTCPTICPVMKKQMKKVYEKFKGKNEVAILSHTIDPDHDTPAVLKEYAKDLGVSGTQWMFVTGPREKIYEIGEKQYLVVAGADSTAPGGYIHSGAFVLVDKQKRVRGMYNGTDEAGTQRLIADIERLRKEYKDEKQ, from the coding sequence ATGAACAAATTAATCATAGTACTAGCACTGTTCTCGCTTTGGAGTTGCGGTGGTTCCTCCGAACGTTTACCTATTTTGGGTGAACGCGACACAGTAAAAAAAATGGTGGATGGGAAAGAGGTTGTAGATACGGTTTACCATACCATCCCCGATTTTAAATTTGTCAATCAAAACGGAGATACTGTAAGTGCCCAGAATTTCAACGACAAAATTTACGTGGCAGATTTCTTTTTTACCACCTGCCCCACCATTTGCCCAGTCATGAAAAAGCAAATGAAAAAGGTCTATGAAAAATTTAAAGGAAAAAACGAAGTAGCCATTTTGTCGCATACCATTGACCCTGACCACGATACACCAGCAGTTTTGAAAGAATATGCCAAGGATTTGGGCGTATCTGGTACCCAATGGATGTTTGTAACGGGGCCACGGGAAAAGATTTACGAAATCGGAGAAAAACAGTACTTGGTCGTGGCAGGTGCCGACTCAACTGCGCCAGGGGGGTATATTCACAGTGGCGCGTTTGTGTTGGTTGACAAACAAAAACGCGTGAGAGGCATGTACAACGGTACTGACGAAGCGGGAACGCAACGCTTAATCGCTGATATTGAGCGCCTTCGTAAAGAGTACAAAGATGAAAAACAATAG